The DNA window CAAGGATGAGGGGCAGGGCAGTATGGATTTGGCTCTACTCACCCTGTGCCATGGAGAAAGTCACCCCTATTGCAGCAAGTGCCAAGCAGGTAAATGACTAAAGCTGCATTTTCAACTATTTTGGCAGAAATCAGCCAGAAGGATGAGGAAACGGTCTGAAAAAGCAAGGCAGCAGAGAAGAGGATCCCAGACCTTATGACTCagaacagaatcacagaatatccatGCCTCAAAGACTATCTGGTAGCATGTTCCTTGTGACAGTCCCGGGCTGCAGAAACTGTCCCAACATGGAACAGTCACTATTTTCCTTCAGTAACTTCTTCCTGGTGATGTCAAACCTTGTCAGTGGTTTCAGAGAGATGCACCTCATTGCAAGCTATCAGATTTGAATATTCGCAGCCTTGAAACAAACTACCATTTATTCCTGGCTTTCTCAGCCTTCAGGAACACCATCAACAGCCACAGCATGTCAGTGTGGGCTCATTCCATGCTCTCTGCCTCTCATTTCCCTTTATTCTCAAGTGCAACTGAAAGGTTGCTTCCTCTAGCACATGGATACACATCTCAGTGTGGATTGAGATGTTCTTAATACGGTACTTTCACCAGTAATCAATTGGAAGAACTCAATTTTAGAAACAGAATTCGTGTGCAAAGCGTGCAACAAGAAATACAGTTACATTTGGTCATAGTGTCCTATCTTAGCTATGCTACCATGACTCACACCAGTTAGTatacttacacacacacacatacacacacacacacacacttacaCACACGgagatatttatttatatacacacTCACAAAATAAGAAAGTGTCTGACAATATTTCCTCCTCTTTTAGTGAAGACGAGAGTTTGGCATCTCAGGCTCTGAATCTGCTTAGACCTGGGATACAGGAATGTGACACACTTCAAGTATACGTCGACTGCACAGTGATAACATCGCACATTGAGTCTGACACATGCTGTCTTCAGTGGTCCAAAACCAGCACATGGCTTAAAACCAGATGCCCACTAAAGGAGCCAAAATCCAGGACCCTTGCTTTTCAGTGTTCGTATTCACGCAACGCCCAAGAGCAGGGCAGTAGTCTGTGCAACCAGAAACATCCTTCTGTATAAACGCAGTGGTATTTAAAAGTCTGAACCAGTGCATTCCTTTCTCACATTCCTCCTCTATTCCTCTGTTGCTGTTTGTCTCATATGCATGTGAAAGTAAAAGGTAGTGGGGAAATAATTTTAGTAGAAGAACACAAAGCCTCTCTTCTAAGTCCACAGAAGACCACTAAAAGTGTaaaatttccaaaatatctCATAGGAATTCTTCAAATACAGTAAGTGTTTTCAATGGGGTTTACATATCACGTTTCACGTTATTTCCACGGAATTCTACCTTATCACTTTTTTTAATCAGACAAATATCAATAACACATAATAAAACAGCACACAATTCACAGGACACGACACATTTTACAAAACCTCTAAACTCAGCACTGCTTTTGGAAAAGATCAGAAACTCCTATTACTTACAGACATGAAATACATTTCACATTGAAATGAACAGCATGATTACAAGGCGTTTTTTCTTATCTGATGATATTGGTTTAGGATGTGTTATTTTTCAATTAGGTTTCACAATTCTTCACACCCCCAAAGGAATGATTGCTAATCTGGCATTTTCTCTGTGCTCTTTCAGGAAACATTATTATTCAGTAAACACCTTTTGAGAAAAACTTGTGAAAATTTAGCTAGAATCCCTAATTGTAAAACCTGAAGAACTGGCTGACGGTAATGCTCTTAACACAATCATTGCTCAGCTTACAATgacaaaccaaaaaatattacagaagGGTACAAACACGTTAAGCcatgggtttggtttttctctgttgttgattttttaaaatttttatttttttttaaacttaaatttcttttctcacAACGCTGAGAAGTCTCTGACTTACAACGCTTCAGCAGTTGTGTCTGTGGAGACAGACATGGTAACTTTGGCAATCTTAACTGTGCTCTTAATGCAGCTCTCGGCAGCCCTGTGCACGTTCCCCGCGTTGTTGGCGTGTTTGTGCTGGCAGTCAGACTCCATGCTGTTATCCAGGGGCTGCGCGGTCCCTTCGCAGGTGGGAAACATGCTGCGGAAGGCATGTCGCAAGTCCTTGCTCCTCAGAGCGTAGATGATGGGATTCACTGTTGAATTCAGCAAACAGAGCATGCTACAGAAGGCAAAGATAGTCTTGATCAGCTTGTTCATTTTCCCAAAGACATCGTACACCATGATGGCGAGGAGAGGGCCCCAGCATATGATTAAAACAACTAGGATAAGGACCAAGGTTTTGGCTAACCTGATGTCCATACGAGTTTGATCAGGCCTAGTGATCTGTACCTTACCATCCTCCGTCGACTGAATGATTATGCTTTTCTGCGTGCCTCGCTGCAACATGCGAACAGCGTGGCTGTGAGCCTTCCACAGAATGTACATGTAGGCATAGACAATGAACAACAAGAGGACGCTGGTGACCCCGATCCAGAACATCAGGTACGTCTCATCGATGAGGGGGAATATGTCCGAACAAACAGAATTGAGCTTTTTGCAGTTCCAGCCGAGCAGAGGAAGAACGGCTATTACGATGGCGATGGTCCACATCACACAAAATGCTACGACAGCCTTTGGTCGGGTAACAATCCTTTTATACGCTAGCGGCCTGTGTATAGAGATGTACCGGTCTATTGCCGTGAGGAAAAGGCTACCTACAGAGGCGGTGAAGGAGGCTGTAACTCCACCCAGTTTGAACAAGAAGACGTTGGGGCTATCCTTCCGGTGGAAAACATGGAAATCCACAAAACTGTAGACAAAAATCACGCTGCCCAGGAGGTCGGCCACAGCCAGGCTGCCGATGAAATGGTAGgagggtctacaccggaggcTTCGGGAGTGGAGGATGACACACAGGACGAGGAGGTTCTCTAGGACTGTGAAGGTGCCCAGGGTGAGCGACAGCACGGCGATggccagctgctggctggggttcaGGATCATGAAACACTCCATATCCATAAAGTTCTCCCCGCACTGTATATTCTCCTCATTATCCTTAAAAGTGGACAGGGACTTGTTGTAAAACTCTGTGATGTTCACCTGCTCTGAGGGAATAATGCTCAACAGGGAATCATCTCCTCCAGTCATTTTTTCTTGGAAAGGATCACCCCTGAAGGAAGAAAGAGGGAACTTCTGGGGGTAGTACCCCAGCTTGGATGCCATGTCGCCTTTCATGTCTTCGTACTGGATATCGTTGGAGCCCACGTAAAGGAGATCTGTCGTGATTGTTCGGAAAGTTGTATCTGCGAGGCCATCTAGAATTGACTTCATAACCCCAGACTTGTTGGTTTCAGAGATACTTGGGGGATGAAAAAACACATCGGAGGAAATCCTATATGGGGAAGAGATCAGACTTCATTAACAGGGAGACAAACTCCACGGACAGCTTAGCTGAACTGTGTCAAAGAAAATCAACCCTTCTTTGGTATTCAGGGCAGGTCTAGCTTTGCCACTGTGGGAAATCAGGGTGGGTTGAGCACTTAGAAAGAAATCACCTGGATTTCACTAAAACTGAATTACACTAAGAAGTGATGTGAAAAACAGAGGCATGGGGAATTGAGTGTTTCACAGGAAAACAATTTTCATTTCTCATCAAAACTTTCTGAGCTGCTTCAccagaaagatatttttctcaGCTTCTGATTGCAAAGTACCTTGCAGACCAATATTCCTTGCTTCATTTAGATAATACCAAGTGTCACTGCAGGGGCAGCACTAAACTGAGCCACCACctccattgtttttctttcaaaaggcACTGAGGGTTTTGAAAAATTTGCAACAGAGGCAATGAGGACAGAGCCATGCACTCCAAATTTCACAGTTCACCCAGTATGcctatgtatttttattatcctGCTATAGCAATCTGAGGTCTATTAACATCCTGAATTTGCTACTGCAAATTTTTTAGCAAGGTATTTGATCAATAAATATATAGCTTCATTACACTCAATACATAGAGATTGCTCTATTCCTTCTTCTGCTAAGCAAACTAAGGTACTGGAACGTTTGAGCAATATGAGGGAGGTGGGTTACCCAGCTCTGTTCACAGTTTCAGGAAAAGATGATCAGCCCTGTTAAGTCAGTGAGAGAATCAGTGATCTGCTCTGTACACGCCAGAAGCCTCAGCCAGTTCAAGTTTGCCTAGAAAAACATGGCACTAAGTTTATGCAGtggctaaaattccaagcaaaaGGGATCAGGAGCCACTGCTTCTGTGAGAAGCATTGTAATATAACTTGtacccctggggacaccctcaAAACATTCTGTCCCCTTCAAAACTGGGGGGACCCAGCAGAAGGACCCCAAGTAGCCAGTGGTCTCTGAGATCTGTCAAGTACAGTCTTTGCTCATGTATGGTGACTAGTTGTGGGGAACAACTCTTGGTCAGGGTTCCCTTGGGAGAGGACCCCCCTTCAGCACCTGAGCATGCATCGACATGTAAGACAAGTCCTACAGCTCTTGTTATGCTGTACTCCTTTATATTAATTTGCCAATAGAAAATGCCTTGAATATGGATTGAACACCTGCTTTAGGGCCCCCTTCCACCACCTCAAAGGATGAGAGTGGTCTGAATACAAATAAGAGCCAGAATCACTCCTCTTGTGTGCTACAAATATTCTGCATCTGGTATGGGACATCTCAATGACTAATCAGCAACAGGAGCAAACCAAGCTTCTTCTTGCTTTTAGTATGGAGGAAATTGTTGCACTCACGAAATCCTAGATGCCAGTACATAGGCTTGTGCTGACTTAACCTGTTCACTTTACACAACTGACAATAAATGGTCAGAAAGGCTACATGAGTTTATCTGCCAAAATCAGA is part of the Poecile atricapillus isolate bPoeAtr1 chromosome 3, bPoeAtr1.hap1, whole genome shotgun sequence genome and encodes:
- the CNR1 gene encoding cannabinoid receptor 1, yielding MKSILDGLADTTFRTITTDLLYVGSNDIQYEDMKGDMASKLGYYPQKFPLSSFRGDPFQEKMTGGDDSLLSIIPSEQVNITEFYNKSLSTFKDNEENIQCGENFMDMECFMILNPSQQLAIAVLSLTLGTFTVLENLLVLCVILHSRSLRCRPSYHFIGSLAVADLLGSVIFVYSFVDFHVFHRKDSPNVFLFKLGGVTASFTASVGSLFLTAIDRYISIHRPLAYKRIVTRPKAVVAFCVMWTIAIVIAVLPLLGWNCKKLNSVCSDIFPLIDETYLMFWIGVTSVLLLFIVYAYMYILWKAHSHAVRMLQRGTQKSIIIQSTEDGKVQITRPDQTRMDIRLAKTLVLILVVLIICWGPLLAIMVYDVFGKMNKLIKTIFAFCSMLCLLNSTVNPIIYALRSKDLRHAFRSMFPTCEGTAQPLDNSMESDCQHKHANNAGNVHRAAESCIKSTVKIAKVTMSVSTDTTAEAL